In a single window of the Cydia amplana chromosome 4, ilCydAmpl1.1, whole genome shotgun sequence genome:
- the LOC134647487 gene encoding uncharacterized protein LOC134647487, with translation MSKLKATTSNDSPILSTTPMSKSSHVKLPKITIPTFSGKYEEWTGFRDLFISLIHKNQDIDDIQKLHYLKAHLTGEAEQLLRHIPISSESYDQCWTQRHHSLLHQKGDTQANQGREPSADQAVAQVHTQQVANSTGEAIPGTSVSNHFVNEGSQQGLLATAVVKAKAWEREEYHLLRALIDPGSEVSFITSAVVQLLGLKQTPAKVSVSGLRGELITELKSTVQVTIASRSNTSSTIEVTAYVVDKVTSNQPSAKVSITSWPELQTVELADPDYHTPNKIDMLLGAKVYARIIQPGLFKSPQETTVAQKTSLGWILSGEASLHTNISCKLVSMHIQVEQLLRSFWELESEPSNKERILTPEEQKCEEIYEATTTRDENGRYVVRLPFRDEQPACVDGGSREIALRRFYSLERKLQTDERLQTEYTKVFHEYRDLNHMEPLSEQESKEKGLYLPYHAVVRDERETTKVRIVFDASCKGTNGVSLNSDLMVGPTLQSELRHIIMRWRMHPVVFIADIVKMYRQIRVDERDTKYQRILWRENHTQKVKEYKLNRVTFGVSSAPYLAVKSLIQVALDEGVDFPLAVTRVREDFYMDDLMSGCQTEQEAIEIYHQMKTLLSKGGFELQKWSSNRKAMLEEIRESTAEKEEHKKIEMKQEAASSGIKSYRRRCLKNGCAIGKNCHSSPDSDFLAGQITNLRPD, from the exons ATGAGCAAGTTAAAGGCAACAACCAGTAATGATAGTCCAATATTGTCAACTACTCCAATGTCAAAATCGAGTCATGTGAAGCTTCCTAAGATCACGATTCCAACTTTTTCGGGAAAGTACGAGGAGTGGACGGGATTTCGGGATTTGTTTATTTCACTCATCCACAAAAATCAGGACATCGATGATATCCAGAAGCTTCACTACCTCAAGGCGCATTTGACAGGCGAAGCGGAGCAGCTTCTTAGACACATACCCATTTCTAGTGAAAGTTATGACCAGTGTTGGACCCA GCGACATCACTCGCTGTTACATCAAAAGGGAGACACTCAAGCCAATCAAGGTAGGGAGCCATCGGCTGATCAAGCTGTGGCACAAGTTCATACACAACAAGTCGCAAATTCAACGGGAGAAGCTATACCGGGAACCAGTGTTTCAAATCACTTCGTTAATGAAGGCTCACAGCAAGGGTTACTGGCTACCGCGGTAGTAAAAGCCAAAGCATGGGAACGAGAAGAATATCATCTATTAAGGGCACTTATAGATCCGGGATCAGAAGTCTCATTTATCACCTCAGCTGTAGTTCAGTTACTCGGGTTAAAACAAACTCCAGCTAAGGTTTCAGTGTCAGGATTGAGAGGAGAGCTGATTACAGAGCTGAAGTCTACGGTTCAAGTTACAATCGCATCACGCTCTAACACTAGCAGCACCATTGAGGTCACAGCATACGTGGTTGACAAAGTTACCTCGAACCAACCATCGGCGAAAGTATCTATTACCTCATGGCCGGAGTTACAAACTGTCGAGCTCGCAGACCCTGACTATCACActccaaataaaatagatatgtTGTTGGGAGCAAAGGTCTATGCTCGGATCATTCAACCAGGTTTATTCAAATCTCCCCAGGAGACTACGGTGGCACAAAAGACGTCTCTGGGATGGATTTTAAGTGGTGAAGCAAGTTTACATACCAACATCTCCTGCAAGCTGGTTAGCATGCACATTCAGGTGGAACAGTTGCTGAGGTCCTTTTGGGAACTTGAATCAGAACCTAGTAACAAAGAACGGATTTTAACACCTGAAGAACAAAAATGTGAGGAGATATATGAAGCAACTACTACACGGGATGAGAACGGCCGATACGTTGTTAGATTACCGTTCAGGGATGAGCAACCAGCTTGTGTAGATGGTGGGTCCAGAGAAATAGCGTTACGAAGATTTTATTCTCTGGAAAGGAAGCTTCAAACCGATGAGCGCCTGCAAACAGAATACACAAAAGTGTTCCATGAATACCGGGATTTAAATCACATGGAACCTTTATCAGAGCAAGAATCTAAGGAAAAGGGACTGTACCTACCTTACCATGCTGTTGTGCGTGACGAACGGGAAACTACTAAGGTTCGTATAGTTTTTGACGCTTCTTGCAAGGGCACAAACGGGGTGTCCTTAAACAGTGACCTTATGGTTGGTCCTACATTGCAGTCAGAGTTGAGGCACATAATCATGCGTTGGAGAATGCATCCAGTTGTCTTCATTGCCGATATCGTCAAGATGTACCGGCAAATACGAGTCGATGAAAGAGACACAAAGTATCAACGCATCCTGTGGAGAGAGAATCATACCCAAAAAGTAAAAGAATACAAGTTAAACAGGGTTACTTTTGGGGTCTCATCAGCTCCTTACCTTGCTGTTAAAAGTCTGATTCAAGTCGCCTTGGATGAAGGTGTAGACTTCCCTCTTGCGGTTACTCGGGTACGTGAGGATTTCTACATGGACGACCTGATGTCAGGTTGTCAAACCGAGCAAGAGGCAATAGAGATCTACCACCAGATGAAGACGCTATTAAGCAAAGGAGGCTTTGAGCTTCAAAAATGGTCAAGCAATAGAAAGGCTATGTTAGAAGAAATTCGAGAAAGCACAGCAGAGAAAGAAGAGCATAAGAAAATAGAGATGAAGCAAGAAgcg GCATCGAGTGGGATCAAGAGCTACCGTCGTCGCTGCTTGAAGAATGGTTGTGCTATAGGGAAGAATTGTCACAGCTCACCAGATTCAGACTTCCTCGCTGGACAAATCACCAATCTCAGGCCAGATTAG
- the LOC134663066 gene encoding uncharacterized protein LOC134663066 → MALLYRATRLRDRGDTHVFTFVVTRSATREPDRDVTSKDFGCAHQRWAVAFNRSADASLGVYLVWRGACEGMRVYVDFTFTLLSRDHFTANEGFSGKQVRFSSGCAAQGRGRCVTLAELNSKFADARGEFQLELCMSRVRTFYSCELRAPRIDTPPIAFAGFDWTVAVNGWTKEPLSLRLVRLSGEGQQCRVRYALALGEGERRVQSGVLETVCDAEGRTPPWTPRPPPRPVHKGLRLTVELIHARALADLSVAAAGRAVTCYDRDKQAWALRCDTHSDTVRLHMLYRDVHNVPRNHLRYVSWSAWLVRANPAAGESDAEELPGAPFSHYYAQDSADEGLMMETALRVEEISHPGCPFLHAGGELRVRLEWGETYLLFQATYHIYDDLCRLQAHQMRREITALQAENYSLERQLFSYQKSLAYAQAQAGAEGAPPPEGEGRRSPAERSLSTDTEYA, encoded by the exons ATGGCGCTGCTGTACCGCGCCACGCGCCTGCGCGACCGCGGCGACACGCATGTGTTCACCTTCGTGGTCACGCGCAGTGCCACTAGAGAACCAGACCGTGATGTGACGAGCAAAGACTTCGGGTGCGCGCATCAGAGATGGGCGGTCGCTTTCAATCGCTCCGCTGACGCTTCACTAG GCGTATACCTGGTATGGCGCGGCGCGTGCGAGGGCATGCGCGTCTACGTCGACTTCACCTTCACACTCCTCAGTCGCGACCACTTCACCGCGAATGAGGGCTTCTCGGGCAAGCAGGTCCGCTTCAGCTCGGGCTGCGCGGCGCAGGGCCGCGGCCGCTGCGTCACCCTCGCCGAACTTAACTCGAAATTCGCGGACGCTCGCGGCGAGTTCCAACTCGAACTCTGCATGTCTCGCGTCCGCACTTTCTACTCCTGTGAACTCAGGGCGCCGCGCATCGACACTCCGCCTATCGCCTTCGCTGGTTTCGATTGGACCGTCGCCGTAAACGGATGGACCAAGGAACCGTTGTCACTCAGACTTGTGCGACTTTCAGGAGAAGGACAGCAATGCCGCGTCAGATACGCGCTGGCTCTAGGTGAGGGCGAAAGAAGAGTGCAATCCGGCGTTCTGGAAACCGTCTGTGATGCTGAGGGAAGGACACCACCTTGGACGCCACGGCCTCCACCTCGCCCTGTACACAAAGGCCTGCGGTTGACTGTGGAGCTGATCCACGCCCGCGCTTTAGCTGATCTTTCAGTAGCGGCGGCGGGCCGAGCAGTAACATGCTATGACCGTGACAAGCAAGCATGGGCTCTCCGCTGCGACACGCACTCTGACACTGTGCGACTTCACATGCTTTATCGAGACGTGCACAACGTGCCACGCAACCATTTGCGCTACGTGAGCTGGTCTGCGTGGTTGGTGCGCGCAAATCCAGCAGCCGGGGAGTCAGACGCTGAAGAACTCCCCGGGGCTCCCTTCTCTCACTACTACGCCCAGGACAGCGCCGACGAAGGCCTAATGATGGAGACGGCGCTCCGCGTTGAGGAGATCTCGCACCCTGGGTGTCCTTTCTTGCACGCGGGCGGTGAGCTTCGCGTTCGGCTCGAGTGGGGCGAGACGTATCTACTGTTTCAGGCTACTTACCATATCTATGATGATCTTTGTCGTCTTCAGGCGCATCAGATGAG ACGCGAAATCACTGCTCTTCAAGCGGAGAACTACTCTCTAGAGCGGCAGCTGTTCAGTTACCAGAAGAGCTTGGCGTATGCCCAGGCGCAGGCGGGCGCGGAGGGCGCGCCCCCGCCCGAGGGCGAGGGGCGCCGCTCCCCCGCAGAGCGCTCCCTCTCCACCGACACCGAGTACGCGTGA